The stretch of DNA cttggtgatattttagtatatataggtatgtatgtatgtatgtatgtatgtatgtatacatatatatgtatatatacatatatacgcacacatatatatgtatatatgtatatatgtattatgtatgtatatgctggttcctaaaatgattttcttgtgtgcttccaagaactactaacagtgtatttatctaaaatgcctatcaagcatccaaggccatatgaaacaacacctgtctcctaggtcagatggatagctttatttcttgtgcaatttagggtgagaccctcctttcttatacagccttactaatagacccctaacttcttacctaaccacttctaggaatgtagactgagcacatagatccccttttgGATATGCTAACCTGTTGTTAACACTCAGTTGACATcttcttttaccactcccattttgggttGTCACTACCTGAGGGAAATTCTTACCTACCCTTATGACCcagtagaattcaagcctggtgactttgCTAGGCCAGAGAATTGccattgcttgggtttataattGGATTCCAGAGAGACTTAGGGAGAACTGGGAGAATAAGGAGACGGAGAAGAaacaagagaatggaagaactagatgggtaagaacttgagaggaacaaactgagacggggaagaactagattgaagggcgaGAAGAGAGTTCTAGAGGAACGagatagaagatgaggaagagccagatggaaagaaggagatgagaaaggagctaagatgggaaggaactagatggatgagaacctagatggggcagaactaagaagagagaattaagatagaacttagaggggacagcaggaatcaggcaagaaaggggctacacatgagagcagaatagaagctgtgtagagagataaCTGACTCAGTAATAAAAAGTGTCTGGAttaaggagtttcatgtacatagactcatttcttttcatcaaagattaattatcgctgggcggtggcgcacacctttaatcccagcactgggaaggcagagccagatggatctttgtgagttcgaggccaacctggtctacaaagcgagatccaggaaaggtgcgcctggtctacaaagtgagatccaggaaaggctcaaagctacatagagaaaccttgtctcagaaaaaaaaaaaataagattaattatcaactggttgtagattctttccagaccctgggaggggactatcgaggggctggacccccatagtccatGATACTTCTTAGTTGGACCCTGTcctaaaataaatagtaaaaaccAGGTCAATGCTAGAGTACTTACCTACAAGGCCCTACCGAGGgtatgtgttatatacatatatatggatatgtgtgtatgtagcaaTGTATAGTaagcatatatgtaaatatataaatgtatgtttgtgaatatatgtatatataaatgtccAAAAAGAAGAATGGAGTAGGCTATTTGTAAAGTCAGAAGTCTCTGTAATTCAAAATGTCACAGAAGTTGATTAATaacttttaaaggaatttttgttttgtttggttttttgagacagggtttctctgtatagctctggctgtaactcactctgtagaacaggctggcctcgaactcacagagatccacctgcctctgcctcctaagtgctgcgatcaaaggtgtgcaccaccactgtccagctactttaaaaaaaattgatgaaatgAAGATTTAGATTAAATTAGAGATTTTCAAAATGTTTCCTTGTAAAAAAGTCTTTTTTTGACTCAGCTCAGGGCTGAGTGGTAGGTAGAGTGTGAGTTTAATGAGTGTGAGGCCTGGCTTCCCCAAAATAAGTAAGTAGGCCAGCTAATTTAACTATAATAGAGATTATGAAGCTGCTCAGGTTGTAATCTGAGGGAGAACTtggaaatctttattttattgttatttttagacagggtctcatgaagtcTAGACAGGTCTCAAACTTAtgatgtagctgaggatcgacCTTGGAttcccaatcttcctgcctccacctctcaagagctgacattacaggtatgtaccactacacccaacgtcacttactttcttttttttacttaaaacttttatatgtatttataaaaggTGGCTAATTTTGCAGTGTCACGATTATAGGATTAAAGAGGTAGCATACCTCCTTTTCCTTAACCATTTTTAAGCTTTTTGCATAAAGATGAACACTTATTAATCTCATAGCTGAATGATATAAGAACAAGTCAAAAAACTTTCCCTCAAAAGCTAGAAAGTTAATATCTTCAGTTTTACAGGCCCTGTCTATAGtctttattttatagcttttaaaaatgtaaaacacacacacacacacacacacacacacacacacacacacacacacacggccaaaCTTGGTCTGAAAGTGATAGTTTTCTGACCACAGCTAATGTATCTGCTCTGTTTTGTCATAGAAATTGTTCTCTTCATACTTACGCTCAGCCTTCTAAATTTCTTCTCACCCAGATGTTAGGTTTACTAAGAGTAGCTAATCAAAGATATCCATTCCTTATTTATATCTCCAATGCTTGTGTCCCATACTTTATTGCTTGACTTGTATATAACTTGATGAATATTTACTGAACTACTAAATGAAgaggtgaatataatcaatgttGTTTCTCTGAGGTATGCCTTTATCGTATTTGTTCATTATGGAATATGCAGGGGATCTACCCCAGAGCCTTGTGCctgtcaggcaagcactctatcactgagataCACTTCAGGTTTGAAGAAGAGCTCTTACCTCAGAGGTCCACACATCCCTCTTAGGGTATGAATGGATCTTAAAATCTGTGCTGATGAATCTGCAagtgtgtgtatttttctggTAAGAGGATTGATAACTTTTGTCAGGTTTCAAATGGATTTTTTAACTGAGTTAAAAAATAACCACATTAATGAAAGAATTTCAGATATCCATCATaacctggaaaacacacacacacacacacacacacacacacacacacacacacacacacacacacacacacacacacacacacacacacacacacacacacacacacacgagtgaaaGGAACTCTTTTGGAACTCCTCAAAtcatacacatgcatgttcacTTGATTGTAAAGAGTAAGTGTGGCCACAGCCTCTCCCAGTGAACTGACTTTTCTGAACACACCCCACTCCTAGCATTAAAACCATCTTCAGCTTTTCCCAATCCCTGCCACTCCAATGTGATGGTAGCATCTGCATTGAGTCTTAGATTAGGTACAGTATTCTGTGGTTCCTTTCCATGGGTTATTACAAAATCAGAGACAATTGCTTTCTTGCATTGGCCTTCCCTGTACTCAGGATGGGAAGGTTGTGGGTTCAGGGATACCGGTGGGTTAATGAGTCTATATGCCCATGTATGCACACCCTTTTCCTCTATCACAGACCTTTCAGTGCAAAGCCATTGATACGGGGAAAGCAAAACATTCACCCCCTGGAGCTTTAGGCAACTCTCTCCAGCCAAAAACATTTTCCCAACCCCTACCCAAAAAGGCCAGACAGCCTGGAGACCCTTGTTTTGTGCCTCTAATCACCAGCTCAGACAGTGCCCTCTGGGCTGTTTGGATGGCGTATCCCCATCCCTCCCAGGATCACTCTCTCTTTTGTTGCATTGTGAGAAAATTATGGCTAGGAATTTGATCTGGAGCCAGTGTCAGCTTCCGGGGGTGATCTCAGCATCCAAGTGTGAGCTTAGGACGCTGAGGCGATGGGCGCATTTCACAGTGGAAATTGCTACCTATGACCTCTTCCAGTCCCTTCGCGGTTCGGTCTTCCAGGACACAGAACAGGAGCAGCACAAACGAGGCCCCAAGGTTTGGGTTTATTCAGCTCCACTCAGAACTAAATCAAAGGCTATGGTACATCAAGGGACCAAATCATACACTGTGGACCATACACCTTCCCCCGAGGACGCTGCTACCTCTGGTGGACTTCTGGAATCGCCGTGGGATGTAGACAGGGGATTCACTGGGTGCTGGGTCTACCGCAGACAGTCAGGGCTCAgctctggcttcctcttcctcttcctctgggtCAGGAGGCGCAGGGAGCAGGGAGATGTAGACCTCATTGACTTCCGTGTCCAAATGCCGGCCACCCCTAGGCGCCTCCAAGTTAAGGATACCATCATGGGAGAGGGCAGCTCGGACCCGCCAGGGGTCCACATCTGCTGGCAGGACATAGGTGCGACAGAACTCTCGGGACACGAAGCCATGGCGGTCCAGACGCTGGGGGTGCCGGGCCGACACCTCCAGCAGGTTGTCCACAGTCCTTACGGTCACCTCGTCTGGGGTAAAGTGGCTCACGTCCAGAAATACCTGGAACTTACCCTCGCTGAGCCTGAGCTCTGAGGCCCCTGCCCTACTGTCCTTGCCAGCTCTGGCGGCCCGAGGCCGGACATAGTAGCCATGGTAGAGGGTGGGGGTCAGGATCTCTTCTGGCAGGAGGCctgaggagggcagagagagaaagagaaggcaagaGATAGGATGAAGGAGGAAGCAGTGTGCGCAGGCTGAAAGGCGAGATCAGAAGACATGGGCCTGGGAAGAGCAGGTGGGGAAGCTGCTGAAGAGGGCCTGGGAAAGGAAATTAGACGGCCATGAAGCAAGCAGGGATTTGGAGGACAGAAGCGAAACCAGAAGTTACTCAGCGTGCAAGGCCCGGGTACCCAAAGCTCTGCGGGTCTAAAGTCCTGTCCTGAAGTCTGTAGCAAGAGGAGAGCCTTGCTTGAGGGGGGAGCCTGGGGTGGGAGATGCCTCGCCCCAGGAGTTCACTTAAGCCCCAGGTAGGGTAGAGGCCAGTGAGACTGGGCGGAGAGCCCAGAATttcaggaggtgggggtgggaagcatctgggccataccttctccGAAGCGCTGCTCGCCCAGGCGGCTGGGGTTGGCAAATTCGTACTCGGCAGTGGCTGGGTGGGCATGTGGCACTGTGCGGCCCGACATGACTGCGCTTGTGACTGGCAGCCTGATCCCAAGTGCAGCCCCAACAAGATCGGACGCGACCCCTTCagctggagggagagccaggactCAGTCAGAGTGGGGGCGGGGTCTACACCACCCAAAATAGTGCAAAGCCTCTGGGGGAGGGCCGAGAGCCTGGGCCCACAGCGCAACGATGAGGGTGTGACCAGCACAGCCTGGACCCCCCAAGTCCCCTCCTCTGCACAGCCTTCAGCTGTCACCGAAGCCTGGGAGGACAGCTGAGGGTCCTGGTCCTGAAGTGAGCTGGGAAGAGAAATTGGTGCACTCACTGCAGGACTGCAAAGGGAGACCTAGTGTGGGCCTTCACAAATTGTACATTTCCATATTACCCTTTGTCTTTGTCAATCGTAGGCACCATGcacactactttaaaaaaaaaaaaaaaaggtttaatgtTCCATGAACCACATAGCATCAAAGGTGCAAGAAGCATGTTCTATCTCTTTAATTTCAGAGTATTCCAAACTCAAGGTCAACTCAGGGTTCCAGTCAGACACCTGGTACTGACTGACATATTGGTGGTCACTGCACTCCGCTAGGGCACCACAAAGGGTTAATGTCCCTGGGGCCCAGCCTAGGAAGATTCCAGTCCCTGCCCAGGCTCAAGATAGCTGCTGGCTCAACTCCCCTGGCATGCAagactggggaggaggaggggcacaCCACCAGCTGCTTGGGATTCCTGACTCTGTCCTAGCTCCAGAGAACAAGGATGGGGGGTGGGTGTCACTGGGTGTGGACAGAGAGCTAGTGAAACAAGACCATGACAAGTCACTGGCCAGCTCAGCCGTGTTTGTGTTACTCTTTTCTTAGCTCAGTGAGTACTGGGTATGTGTCACCCTGCCAAATCCCTGATCACAAGTCTCCATGAACTGGCAGTGAGCTGGGATAATAAAACCCCTGACATCACCATTCCAGAAGCTTCACAAGACTGCATATATAAGGGGCTGGCTGTAGCTGCCGCTGAAGGAGTTGAGCAGCCAACCGACCCTACATTCATCTAGCCACCATGGACATCGCCATCCATCACCCCTGGATTCGTcgccccttcttccctttccactCCCCCAGCCGCCTCTTTGACCAGTTCTTTGGGGAGCACCTGTTGGAGTCCGACCTCTTCTCGGCTGCCACTTCTCTGAGCCCCTTCTACCTTCGGCCACCCTCTTTCCTTCGCGCACCCAGCTGGACTGACACTGGACTCTCAGAGGTGAGCCTCCCCTGTGCCAGAGCGTCCTTCCTGAGCCTCCTGGACACTTCcttcatttgttttcctttctgtccctgcctaAGGCATTtcaggcacatgtgtgtgccaagGTACGGAGGAGAAATGAGGTTCCTGTTTGCTTCTCCCCTTGGAAGAAACATACTGTTTGATGTTCTACTTCCTGTTACATTTTTCTGTGCGTGGTGAAGATCATCTTCTGTCCCCTAATGATAAAGCAGGATGTCCCTTTCTGGTTTTATTCACAACGATCTGCATTAAAAGCTCTTCATCTCCTTACTTACCTCCCTAACAACTGTGGTCCTGGTGGATTTTATCACCTCCAATTGTAGAGATCAGAGAGAAACCCACTCATTCTGAACTTTTTATGCCCCCTGGATGGAGCTGGAGACATCAATCACtatattctgtctctctcttcccttgcCTCTGATTTTCTGGGTTCCTTAGGGCTGAGACAGTGCACTGACCTCAGTCTGTGCCTTATGAGGAATGGATGTATGTCCGCTCCTGGGAAGCCCCGGAGTCCTAACGGAGTGGGAGAAGGGTTGAATAGATAAGATTAAGAGAGGCTGCCACAGATAACACTCTGGTTTAAAAATATTCCAGTGTTAGGACACAGGAGCTGAGTGGGCAAGGGCTTTGGAAGGACAGGACCAGCAGAACATTCCAGATGGAGTGGGTAGGAAACTTGGCAGGGAGCTGAACAAGAAAAAGGGGCCTTTGTCTTATAGACAAATGACAAAGCCAGCATTGGGTAGAGAGGCAGCAGAAGCTATGGCTAGACCCATCCTTGTGGTCCCCTAGTGacctgtctttttctctgtgccTTTAAGTAAACTTTGGGACTGATGGCCAAGAGGTGTTCCTTGTGTATCACTATGGTGGCTCACATGTACCAGAGTCAttcaaaaaaggattttttttttttaagcagtgaaGAGGATGAATTACCTGGAGAGGAAGTAAATCTATAAAACAACCagtcttcttcaatttcataaACATTCTCCCaccttttctcctcccttccccacctccttctAGATGCGTATGGAGAAGGACAGATTCTCTGTCAACCTGGACGTGAAGCACTTCTCCCCAGAGGAGCTGAAAGTCAAGGTGCTGGGAGATGTGATAGAAGTGCATGGGAAGCATGAGGAACGCCAGGTGTGTGGATGCTTCTGTTTCTAGTGAATTCATTAAGTGTGCACTGGATCCTGCCACCAGTCTCCGAGGCTGGCAGAATTCCAGGCCCCGAACGGAAGGAACTGGAGCAGGAGCTGCAGTCAATGGCTAAATTAGGGACAGATCTGTGGTTATTGTTATGGTTTTGCGGAGAGAAGTGCCCcttgctgtttgttttgattgCTCTGTCGTTGTCTGGTGacaataaaatatcaaaagaattttcaaaattcCCAACCCTGGGGCACACCCTAGGCGCCAAGTAAATATGAAGTTTCAGGGATATAACTCAGGcatcaacatttattttaaaaaatctccttGGGTAATTTCAGTCTGTAATCAAAATGGGCAACCATTGATTTAGGCGCAGTGGGTTGTACATAATGGTTGTTGTACATAATGACATTAACTGCAGGGTTTGAGGCATTTCTGTCTGTGACTTTTAGATGTTCAAGATTCCATGTCTCTTCTTCGGCTCATTTTAATACTAAGCTACTTGGTTTGTCCATATTCCAGAGCTTCACTCATGGCTGCAAGGAAGTCAGCGAATTGAGATTTGTTTGGGTAGATGCTTGGGATTCCAAATGTGTAAGGGTTAGGGCCAACAATTCCTCTTGCACTTTTGgcaatttttttcttgacttcatGAAAAGATGTTATGATTgcttcttaaaaattaataactcagccaggcatggtggtgcacacctttaatcccaggactcaggaagcagagttaggcaatctctgagttcaagttgtcctggtctacagagtgagttccaggacaactacacagagaaaacctacctatctcaaaaaacaaaacaaaacaaattaaggaCTCAGAACCTGTGCAGAATAAGTGTATCTTAATGTCCTCAGGctgtttcagttttgttttaagactGGACCACAGTCTCCCCAATAGTCAACTTATTTAATATTAGCAATCCTATGGGTTAGGAACATCCTGAGACATTCCTGAGGGATTGGGACAATTTATAGGCTTCCTCAAGGACACCCAACACAGAATCATTCCTTTGTAGGTAGGAATAACATCTGGGCAGTTTTATTCTAGCCTTAAACCTGGATGAAAGCTCTGGACTTAGCTATCTGTGTATCTGTTGCAATGTAGGAGATGAAGTTCAGGGCCCTTCACCACGAGACTATACTCCCAGCTCcagacatttcttttttccttatgaTGGCAGGGCTGTTTGGGAACCTCAGGGAAAGGGATGTCTGAGTTTGGGGCAAGTGGTAGTATTTCCTGTTCTTATTTCCCTgcttctttcttcattctcttggaCTAGGATGAACACGGATTCATCTCTAGGGAGTTCCACAGGAAGTACCGGATCCCAGCTGATGTGGACCCCCTCACCATTACTTCCTCCCTGTCATCTGATGGGGTCCTCACTGTGAATGGACCAAGGAAACAGGCCTCTGGCCCTGAGCGTACCATTCCCATCACCCGTGAAGACAAGCCTGCTGTCACTGCAGCCCCTAAGAAGTAGACTCCCTTCCTctcattgcattttttaaaactcgAAAGTTTCCCATCAGTGAATAAAAATCTGTGACTAGTGCTGAAGCTTATTAATGCTAAGGGCTGGCCCAGATTATTAagctaataaaatatcattaagCAACAGATTCGTCTTGTGTTCATATATCCAGTGTGCTTTAAATAAATCTACAAACGTAATGGATCTAATTCTCGATCTATGGTTCAGGGGACTCCAAGGACTTTTGGGTCAGAATGACTGGCAGCACTTC from Onychomys torridus chromosome 7, mOncTor1.1, whole genome shotgun sequence encodes:
- the Cryab gene encoding alpha-crystallin B chain; this encodes MDIAIHHPWIRRPFFPFHSPSRLFDQFFGEHLLESDLFSAATSLSPFYLRPPSFLRAPSWTDTGLSEMRMEKDRFSVNLDVKHFSPEELKVKVLGDVIEVHGKHEERQDEHGFISREFHRKYRIPADVDPLTITSSLSSDGVLTVNGPRKQASGPERTIPITREDKPAVTAAPKK
- the Hspb2 gene encoding heat shock protein beta-2, with translation MSGRTVPHAHPATAEYEFANPSRLGEQRFGEGLLPEEILTPTLYHGYYVRPRAARAGKDSRAGASELRLSEGKFQVFLDVSHFTPDEVTVRTVDNLLEVSARHPQRLDRHGFVSREFCRTYVLPADVDPWRVRAALSHDGILNLEAPRGGRHLDTEVNEVYISLLPAPPDPEEEEEEARAEP